The nucleotide window CTCGTCAATTACTTAACAGCTTTCTCTCCGGTGGCTCCGGGACCCATGAATCGTATTGCCGTAGTGAAATAACCGAGTGCTTAACCAGGGAAAGTGCGGAAAACTCAGAAATAGGGAAAAGGCAAGATTTTTTCACGTTTTTCCGTGCTTTCTGTGGTTATAAAAATTCGATTGACTTTTTGCCTGCCCCTCATTACTTTCCATGGTTGTAAATAATGTCCAACAAAATATTTTGACAAAATAAGTGTTTCTTATCCATTTTCCAGCTTTTAAAGCATTTACGTCAATTATGGCGAAACTTAAGTTGTCAAATTTTTTAATCGCCTCATATGAAAACTTTCTCAACGCCTGCGTGCTGCGAAGCAGAAGATATCGGGTGGTTACTGGCAGAAAAGAAGAAAAAGCAGAGAAGCAAAAGATCAGCAATGAGTATTTTCACTCCTGATAATTGTTGTAATTTTTTATACAGAATCATGTAAAACCTATGCAAAAATGATGTGTAAAAGTGTTTGTGAGGAAAAACAGATTAAATCCTAACTTCGTAAATGATGTTTCCACCTTCAAGATAAGATTATACGGCATTAAGACTAAATGATATTTATGGGATCAACAGCAGATATCGAGAAGAGACTTGTCGAACTCGATAGGGAAATTCACTCTATCCTCAACATGGTTAGAAAAAAAAACGGAAGAAGCTCAAAGGAACTTGTAGAATCGGCCTGTGGAGCCTGGGGTTACGATGTAGATAGCGAAGAGTTTGTTGACCAGTTGCGGAAATCTTCACGTCTGGACTGGATAGAATGAAGTTTTTTGTAGATACATCAATTTTTGTTGATTGTCTTCGAAAGGAGGTCATCCCGTCCTCCAGAAGCTTTCTAGAACGAATGGGAGACGAACATTCAGGCTACACCTCATCAATAACCGCTGCTGAACTGAGTGTCGGTGCTCATCTTTCAAGATCCCAGGATGCCCTTGAAAAAACATTTGAACTACTTAATATTGTTGAAGTAATAGATCTTGATTCGAGAATAGCAATAGATGCAGGAAAAATTTATGCTGATCTCATCAGAAGGGGAAAGAGAATTGAATTAAATGACTGCCTGATTGCAGCAACAGCTCTGTCTCTGGGAATAAACAGAATAGTAACCAGAAATAAAAAGCATTTCTTTCGAATAGAAGATATTGAAGCAATAACTCCGGAAGAAACTTTAATTTGATCTTGAATTTAATCAATTGAAAACTTAATTACAAGACTTTTTACTGTTTTCTATTCTTATATTTTCTTTTGAGTTCATGCTATACAATAAAATATATAGGTTTATAAGGTAAAATCAATGCTTCTTAGCTGCTTTAGCCTTGATTTTGAGAGCATTCTTATCTAGAAAAAGGGAAAAAGCACAGAACTTTTGTCAAAATCTACATTAAGTGAAAATCAGAGTGTTATTTTTTCTCCTGGGTAAATTAGTTTAGTTCTTCACTACTTCTTCTCTCTAAATAATAAAATGCTTTATAGACAGCTACCGATTCTTTTTTCTTCTTTTCTGCCAGTAGCCACCCGATATTTGCTCACAAGTAGCATGCTAGCGTTGAGGGAAGCTTTTGGATGATATTGAATAGGGTACTTTAGTGTAGATATCTGAAGGATCGGCTCAGGACAGGCAGCTGCTGGTCTTCTTTAGTTATTTCCATCCTTGTTATTTCCGTCCTTTAAGTATTCCTTATCATTCTTAACAGTTTTATCATCTCTTTTTCCTACCGTATGGACAAACATATAAACATAATCCGCACACAGGTGCTTGCCCATTATTTTTCAGTTCGTTAAAATACTCCTGACATTTCTTTGCATCATATCTTAACTCTCTTTTTTCAGTTTCATCGAAATTTCTTCCGGTAAAAGCTTGAACCGGACAAATCTTTACACATTCATTACATGTGCCACACCTTTCATCCAATTTGTTCCCTGTTGGGGTGAGAGGTGCATCTGTCAATACTGTTGTCCATCTAACCCGTGGTCCGTTTTCCGGTGTGATTAAGAGACAACTCTTTCCTATCCAACCCAGTCCTGCCAAGTGTGCCCCTAACTTATGAGAAAACTGAGCACAGATTTTCTCATCATTAATTCTTTCCGCTGCAGGAATAGGTAATACTCTATGCCCATGTTCCTGGATATAACTGCTTAGAATTGAAGCAATAAGGTCAAGTCTTTGATTTATTACATCATAAGCATGGAGCTGGTAATTCAATGCTACTGATCTTTCATTTCTAAACGGTAGTTTATCTACAATGGGATGAATTAGTTTTATGCCAAGTGAAATTGCATATGGATATGAAACCAATTCATCTCCACCTTGTTCGACAATGAACTCCCTTTCGTTTGATAAGTCTGATACACCGAAATAATAAACTCCGTTATCTAAGGCAATTTTTTTTAATTCATCCTGAAGAGTCGTAAATATCACTCCTTATTTTATAATTACGAAGACTTTGCATAACAGCAATGTGATCTTTTGAACCATATCCGACCTTGATGGCATTCAAAATTTTCATTCAAAATCTTATTAGTACGGTCATCAGTATTTATAATTGAGTTTATCCCAAACCTCAAAATCGGCTCTCTGGATCTTGGATCTGAAATTGTCAATTGAGTCAAAGATAATGAAAATAATTTTAAACTTGATCGATGTAGGAGTAAAATAAGTTTTGGGATAAGCTTGAAACAAGCAAATCCACTATAATAAAGATAGAATATTATAGGCAGTACAAACAACTGATAGTATGCTTCATAGATAGTATACTTCATACGTCCAATGATACGGTTTTCTATAAGCATATACCTTCTTAAGCATATACCTATGAGTACCATTAGCTCCTGAGCAGTTTTTTTGCCCAAGAGCAGTTTTTACCCAAGATGTGTTTTTGAAATTATTTGTTCATGAAATCTTCTATGAGTTTTACTCTGTCCATCCGTTCCCTTCTTTTGTTTACGTTTATTTGAAGTTCCAGAGGTGGGACCTTTATCTCATATCCGTTCCACTCTATGGTCTCAAGGTTCTCTTTTGCATACGGACCACAGTCTACTGGCTCAGGAATGTCCAGGATATCCTGAGGATCGGATGCAATATCTATTCTTGCATGCAGAAAAATTACCCCGAAATCCCTGGTTAACCATCCGTTTGTATCAACAATGGGTTCAATTAAATAGTCTGAGAA belongs to Methanosarcina barkeri 3 and includes:
- a CDS encoding 4Fe-4S double cluster binding domain-containing protein, coding for MIFTTLQDELKKIALDNGVYYFGVSDLSNEREFIVEQGGDELVSYPYAISLGIKLIHPIVDKLPFRNERSVALNYQLHAYDVINQRLDLIASILSSYIQEHGHRVLPIPAAERINDEKICAQFSHKLGAHLAGLGWIGKSCLLITPENGPRVRWTTVLTDAPLTPTGNKLDERCGTCNECVKICPVQAFTGRNFDETEKRELRYDAKKCQEYFNELKNNGQAPVCGLCLYVCPYGRKKR
- a CDS encoding type II toxin-antitoxin system VapC family toxin, whose amino-acid sequence is MKFFVDTSIFVDCLRKEVIPSSRSFLERMGDEHSGYTSSITAAELSVGAHLSRSQDALEKTFELLNIVEVIDLDSRIAIDAGKIYADLIRRGKRIELNDCLIAATALSLGINRIVTRNKKHFFRIEDIEAITPEETLI